One stretch of Malus domestica chromosome 14, GDT2T_hap1 DNA includes these proteins:
- the LOC139191227 gene encoding uncharacterized protein yields the protein MTNLAKLEYAALDITGKNYLTWVLDTKIHLEAGNLGDTIREESSSSSQNRAKAMIFIRRHLDEALKSEYLTVEDPLALWEALRSRYNHQTTVILPKARYEWSHLRIQDFKSVAEYNSALFRITSQMKLCGDTITDEILLEKTYSTFHANNVLLQQQYRARGYTEYNQLISVLLVAEQNNELLMKNHNSRPTGSAPFPEVNDTSLEVNATSSGGNYHKQGRGHKRGRWNKKGKNHGGQFHNQVQRHNSGPSFKNVNRHKGKANMTNAPRNSEGACHRCGGNGHWVRTCRTPKHLVELYQASLKKKGVKTNFLDQAKPMDIPDPVFDLSGQFDVTHLDVSDFITERGNEVYRSD from the coding sequence atgacgaACTTGGCTAAGCTTGAATatgctgccctggacattaccgggaagaattaccttacttGGGTACttgataccaagatccatctggaagcagggaatcttggagataccatcaggGAAGAAAGCAGCTCATCTTCTCAAAATCGGGCGAAGGCTATGATCTTTATTCGCcgccatcttgatgaggcactaaagagtgagtacttaacggttgaagatccatTAGCTCTCTGGGAGGCCTTGCGAAGCAGATATAATCACCAaacaacggtgattcttccaaaagcTCGCTATGAGTGGTCTCACCTGAGAATTCAGGATTTCAAATCAGTGGCGGAGTACAATTCTgcgttgttcagaattacctctcagatgaagctcTGTGGGGATACCATTACTGATGAAATATTGCTGGAAAAGACTTACAGCACATTTCATGCCAATAACGTGCTCCTGCAGCAGCAGTATAGAGCGCGAGGCTacactgaatacaaccagctgatatctgtgctcctggtagctgaacagaacaatgagctcctgatgaaaaaccataattcccgacctactggatctGCACCATTCCCAGAAGTAAATGATACTTCCCTCGAAGTGAACGCCACATCCTCTGGTGGTAATTATCATAAACAAGGACGTGGCCATAAACGAGGTCGATGGAATAAgaaaggcaagaaccatggtggtcagtttcacaaccaggttcaGAGGCATAATTCTGGCCCGAGCTTCAAAAATGTGAATCGTCACAAAGGCAAAGCTAACATGACCAATGCTCCCAGGAACTCTGAAGGAgcctgccataggtgtggtggcaatgggcatTGGGTGCGAACTtgtcgtaccccaaaacatctggtGGAGTTGTATCAAGCCTCCCTCAAGAAGAAGGGTGTCAAGACCAATTTTCTcgaccaggctaaaccaatggatatacctgatccagTGTTTGATTTATCAGGGCAATTTGACGTAACTCACCTAGATGTTTCAGACTTCATTACGGAAAGGGGGAATGAAGTATATCGGTCCGACTAA